Part of the Vibrio sp. SS-MA-C1-2 genome, TAAGAGTTAATGATATGCCGAGAGTAATCGAAGTTGCTAATAGGCGGTAAATGAAAAAGACCTCATGAGTATAGGTTTTCTATATGATTGGGGTTAATATACCTAAAATAATTGGCGTTGCTAGTAGGCGGCAAGTGAGTGAGGCCCCCTGAGTATAGGTGTACTCTATGATTGGGGCGAACGAATACAGCCAACAACCTAGCGACTTCAAGTATGAAGGGTATAGAAGCAACTCAAGTAAGATATGCCTAATAATAGAGTAACTGAGTAAGATCGACTCTTATATCATTCATAAAGTATCCAAACGCTATGACATTAACTCATTTATTTTTTCTTTCGCTAAATCCAGTCCAATTGACGCTTTTTGTTTAATCACTAAGTCTGCTCTTCTTGCTGCTTCGCCTAAATTAGAATATTCATTCGGATTAGCGTTAGGATCAATGAGTATGCCATATGGATTAAATCCGTGTCCAAAATAATGCTGTAAAGGATTAACTTCTAGTGTTGTCCCTATAACAATAAAGATATCCTCAGGACGCATAGAATCTAATAATTGATACATAGGTGGGTAAGTCTGTTCAACACTTTCACCAAAAAATATCACAGATGGCTTACAAGCCGGTTTATAGCCGAAACCCTTTACATAATCTTGTTGGTAATTGTACTCACTAAAACCAATATTTATTTGATGATCAGGGCGATTGATATAATCAGGAATGATATGGGTAAGTAAGCCATGAATATGCAAAACATTCTTAATTTTAGCCTGCTCTTGAAGGTCAGAAATATTTGCCGTAATAGAGAAAACGCGATCCGGACCAAATTGGGTTTGCAGCTCTTTTATTAATAAATGTGCACGATTAGGTTTACACTGAGCTAATGCAATACGCCTTTGATTATAAAATTGATGCACTTTGGCGTAATTCTTTTGCCAAGTATCAATATTACAAACATCATTAATATCATGACCTTCCCATAACCCATCTGCATCACGAAAAGTTGGAACGCCTGACTCGGCATCTAAACCTGCGCCAGAAAAGATAATAACCCTAGGTTTTCCAGTAAACATTAAGACTCCTCCTTTTGCGATCTCGGAGTTAAATCCAATTTTAAACGGTCACACACATGTTGAGCAAAACCGGTACCCGCTTCGTTATAAAGATTAAATGCAGCATCCGCCCCACTCTCAAGTAGACCATCAATTTGATCCGAATATTCAGCAATTGCGGCAACTTTGCCTTCAAAACCTTTTTGCTTTAATTGCTCTAAGGCAATTTGATTCGCTTGATGGTGTGGCATCGCGAGTAAGACTAATTTAACATTTTGAGTGTTTAAGATCCTTGCCCAAAAATCAGAATCGGTTGCATCCGCAGTAATCACGTTACGCCCCTCTTCTTTATGTTTATCGGTCATCTCCTCTCGCACTTCAACACCCAATAAAG contains:
- a CDS encoding Sir2 family NAD-dependent protein deacetylase: MFTGKPRVIIFSGAGLDAESGVPTFRDADGLWEGHDINDVCNIDTWQKNYAKVHQFYNQRRIALAQCKPNRAHLLIKELQTQFGPDRVFSITANISDLQEQAKIKNVLHIHGLLTHIIPDYINRPDHQINIGFSEYNYQQDYVKGFGYKPACKPSVIFFGESVEQTYPPMYQLLDSMRPEDIFIVIGTTLEVNPLQHYFGHGFNPYGILIDPNANPNEYSNLGEAARRADLVIKQKASIGLDLAKEKINELMS